Within the Naumovozyma castellii chromosome 1, complete genome genome, the region ACCATTTTTAATGGCAGGTAAGATTGCGGAACCATCCTTTTGATTTGTCAAAGTAGCGATTTGTTTATCCTTTTGAgcaatttccaatttcaatctGTTAATTTCTTCCTGATATGAATCCTTATGTTTTCTATAAGTTAATTCTAATTCGTAAACTGTATTTCTAATTTGTTGCATTTCTGCTAATTGTTgattaattttgaaatcatAATCTTTTTGGTTTTGTAAACGATACGAATTAACTTCTTGTGAAACCTTATTGAATTCCTGTCTAATGGATTCCAACAATTCATTCAGTTTTTCCTGTGAATACTTAGTATCGGACGTCATTGTTTgtagtagtagtagtagtagtagtTATCTCAGACTTTGCGATGATGAGGGTGCAATGGGTCTGTTTAGTTAGCTATATACAAGGAAGGAGTGTGCAGTGCAGTGCGAGGCGTTGCGGTGTTGTGTTTGTTTGCCTATATGCGTATGGAAGAAGTTTTGATTGTTTTTATGTAAGTTATGTTATGTTGTtacaattttttctttttggcGACGGACGTATTTTCCACTTTGACTGAGTTACGTAATCGAGAGCAAGGAAGGAGTAGCATAATAAGAGTAAGAACTAGATTATATTGTACGGTTTAACGTTGTTCACTGTTCTATGGCCAACATCTACATAATTGTCTGATGGTCAATCGCCGTTGGGGCGAGATGGACCACCAAATTGTTGGTTGAACTGAATTATGGAGACAAGAAAGACAGTTGTTAACATTAAAAGTTGATTTTTGTCGTTTCTTAGATTGAAAGTTACGTAAGCACTCCGGGTAActaaaattgaattttattttattatcgCATTGTACGGCGGGTTAGTTCATtggtatatatatatatattatgtATACTACTTCAACTGTGTGCTCACACTCGAAGATGGCCTGGGGCACCTCTGAAGGGTTCTGCGTACGTGTGTTACTTATCGTTGTATGAAGAGTTCTAGAATCATGCGGGCAtcttttttgaaacaacaGAGTATTTACACACGCACCTATGTGTGGTTCTTTGAAGATCGGTTCACCATCAACGCACAGATGATGTGCATCTTGCACGTACACATGTTATAACAAGAGTATCACAATGACACCTGCACTCAATTTACGCAGAAAGACAGTCCCTGCCGTTTTTACAACAATGGCCACTCTGCATGGattttcttccatttttgaaacatttttgGAACAAACAGCGTCAAAAAATCATGTAATTACCTATTTGGGATATTTACATACATCTCGAGAACAATGCGCGTACAACAATCGGAATATAACCAATATATGTCTCATCTCTAGACAAATATCGTCTGTTTTCTGTATCGTAATGTCTTCATCCAAATTTATATAAGTAGGTCCAGACACTTCAACAATGTTAGAATGTTCTTTCTTCCTTTCTAATCTTGTCCTCTCTTTACCCACTCATCAGCAACAATAATCATCCACACAAAATGCTATTTACTAAATCATTAATACTTCCATTCGCTCTCCTCCTTTCTGTTAAGAACGTCCAAGCACAAGATGCATCTTCCGTCATTACTGGAACAACCTCAATCGCAAAGACAATAACGTCAGCGGATGATAATGGTCAAGTGGTTACTATAACTTCATATGATATGTCCACTTTCACATCAACCGTGTGTCCAACTTGTACAGTtttaccaacaacaactttGAAAGTGACTTCTCATTTCACTTCTTATGTCTGTCAAACTTGTTATACTACCACTATtccaaaatcttcttcttcttccagttcttcaagttcaatccaatcttcttcctctgcagtgatttcttcaagttCAATTGTgtcatcctcatcttctCCAATTCCAACTACATCCACCACATCATCAACTTCAACAAGTACTCCAATCACAAGTTCTGCtgaatcttcttcagttcCAACCACCTCCACCACTTCTAGTACTCCATTCACAAGCTCTGTTgaatcttcatcaattccAACCACCTCCACTATTTCTAGTACTCCAATCACAAGCTCCCTGCAATCTTCCTCAGCACCAAGCTCAACTACAATTTCATCTGAGAGTTCTTTGATCTCATCTGCTCCCGCTTGCACTGGTATTGAATGTTATACATCTAGTTCTGTCCCAACATCAACCCCAACACCAAGTACTTCAAGCATAACCCACAACAACATCACTTCTACTTCCGCCTCCTCCGCCTCCTCCTCCATCCCTCCTGTTGTTTCCATTTCTACCATCACAACTACTGTCAGTAACATCACAAGTATCTACACTACCACTTGTCCCTTAACTTCAGTTCATACCACAATCGTCTCCATTGAATCATGCTCTAATGGAGAATGCACCATTCCATCCACTCTTGTTCCAATTACAACCTCATCATCCCCTATTGAAACTGAAACAACAACCATTAATGAATCATGTACAGGTTCAGAATGTCAAATTAAACCAACTTCTCAATCAACTTCCTTCCCAGGCACAACTGTCACCACTACTACCACTACCCAACCAACCACTCCTCTATCTGTCCCAACCACTATTACAACTACTACTTCTGTTACTCCAGTTTGTGAAGGTGATAACTGTAAGACCACACTTACTTCCGTTGCCACTACTACATCTGTATCTACTAAACCTAATACCCCAACtacttcttcctcttttgtCGTTCAACAATCATCCTCTATTAATACCATCCCATTGATTCCATCATCAACTCAACCAATGATCAGTAACTTCGAAGGTAACGCTGTTAGATTATCAGCAGGCAGTGTCTTGATGTCATTGTTGTTGGCATTGATCATTTAATTGTAAATTATTATTCCGTTCTTCCTTTCGTTTCATTTTTCGAACACtattatttataaattttaattttacaTAGTTTAAATTAATAAGGacttttcattattgattgatatatatttttctgtcactttttattttcattttcggAGTTTTTCGAATACCTTTTTTCTTGAACAGGAACAATAatacatttttcaaaaaatagTACTGAACCACCATACTTTCCATTTCAGGCCATACCCAACATTCAGAAACTTGACGGAGAAATGAAATTGCGAATTATaactttatttattatgtCATTTCTATGTAACACCAACGCCGCACCACTAGATGACACACTCTCGACATTTCCCTCAGGGCACCTAGGGATCAAGTTTCATGACGTTAGAAGGATCATTGACAGAATCCATACTGGCAATGGTTCCTTTGTAAATGTTTTTCTCGAGCTGCTATTAACAATGCAGGGGAAAGGCAATCACAACAGCCCAATAGATATTAGGGAAACCATGGTTGATATCTTTACCGAAGTGGAACAAAATATGGTTATTGCTAATTATGGGTACAATGACTCCAACGTGTTACTTCCGGTTGGAACGTTTAGCCTCTTGCAAGAAAGGGAAATCTGGATGACAAATTTAACACAGATAACTGAGTCTCTGGAACGCCGTCACTTCTTCTGGAACTTAAAGAGGCGACTACTTCATAACCCAGTAAAACAACTAACTAAACAATTTATCTGGTCACAGCTAGGGTATACCAGATGGTTTCTTGAGGAAATTCGATATGATTTCTTCACGGACTCCAAGAGAGAAATACTACTAGCGGAAGGATACCGCTCATTGTTGCAAGCAAAAGTAGTAATCCACCAGTTTGGTCAAATGTTACAAGACCTTGATGAATTGGGGTACATGAGTTGTGTAGCTAAGGGGTTGAAGGAGTATACGCATTTTTGGGAGGGCCAATTCCCAGATGAGATAGTACGTGAAAAAAGGGGGGATTTAGTTAAAAGgcttctttcaaaaatggaatTCAACAGTGCTGCTGAAGCTTTAAATTGTAAGGATTTTCAGGACATAATAATGCATTTCTTCCTGTTGTGGCTCAGTCTTTTTTTCCTGGTTTCCATGCTTCCTGGTGCTGGGATGGCTGCAGCGATTGGATATCCTACCCTTGTTATACTACTTCACATGATCGTATTAAGCCGAATATACTCTGAGATTGAAGGTCAAGCCCAGACACTCCTCTATTGAATGTTAACATTAGTTCTATAGCATTATAGCATTTAATAATTACAGACATCTTTTGCGCCGCTAAAAAACGTTCGAGCTAATCTCCGGAAAAGCTCAAACATGAAATTCATTTGTTTAGTTTAACAAATGGATTAGGGAGCCCACGACAACCACAACAAAGGACAATACAAACGTTCATGGATGTGGAATTGCCCAAGATAAACACTCGAATATGCCCTTGTTACCCCCATACCACCATATAAACAAGAGACTAGTCCGAATATGGACGCGATTCCACCATGGATTTTGTTCATCTGCATCCCGAATAAGTAAATTTAGTTCCAGTAACGGAATCATACTCTCATCACAGGCACAGGCCAACCCAACGAGGATTAAATTGAGTAGCTTACTTTGGAGGTACTTTAATGAGCCAGGGAATTTGTTGTTCGTTACGACTAATATTATCGCCTTTATGGGGATTATCACCTATAATACTTTGGTGAATATTAGCAgagaaaaatatattcaagaGGGGAGGATCCTGGCTAGTTTGAATTCCCATTTCCCTGATAATGTTAGGAGGAATGAAGAGTTACCATTGCTTTTCCCTAAGGAGGAAGAACAATCCAGTGAGAAGGACAGTCTTGAATTACTGCCGAAGATAGTCGACAAAGtagaggaagaaaatgaaacatCTCCCCTAACAATATATAGTGAGAACAAAATTCCACTAGTAAAATCAGTTAAAGTTACCTCCATGAAGAGTGAAAGTATTAAATTATCACTATTCCATATGATATATTCTTTCCAACTTTATAAATCTGTTCTCCAGCATAATACAAAGCAGGAAGAAAAAGGCGCAGCTTCATGGAATGAAGAAGTAGAAGCCATGTGGAAATCATTGAATATGAGGGACACCAAAGTGAAATATCCAAATACATATGAATTTTACAAATCAtggaataatgaatttaaagatgCCTTTACAAATCCGacaaaattggaaaactCCTATCTCCCCACCTTTTCAGTTTATCCTGCTCCATTGAAATGGTTTTGCGATACCCTTTATGGTACTGATCTTAAAGATTTAAAGGATTTTCAATCTATATATCAAAACACCAAATCCAAAAGTTTCCGAAATTTGTTGGAATTATGGCTCTATGATAATGCCTTCTTATTTCAGAGGAAAACAACATTAAAAGAGGACAGtgaattcaatgaaaagTTGTTTCAAACAATGATACAAGATATTGGAAGGGCAAAAAATACTCAACTATTCTTAAGATTCTCATCGATTATTTTAAAACCATCAAATCCACGCAAATCCGTTTTCTTCTCCGACTTAAATGGATATAATGTTCCAAGTGTTTCATTGGAAACTTTACTCGGTGTCATAGATGGATTTGCCGAGTTATCCAAGGATGGACTCTATGATTACACACCGGATGTGACcgaattaataaaaatgttaaAATCCAATTGTATTATTACAAACAAGGCGTCCGGGTCAGGCACAGGTGCCTCCAAACTGCGAATCTTATTGCCATACGAAGATGGATCGTCAAGTATACCCGAGATTTCAGACCGTGTTAAACAGCGCTGTTACGAGATATTAAGTCAAGATAAACATACGATGGAAACACTAAATCAAATGGTGACAAAGACAGCCCAATTAGAGGGCCAACAATAACGAACTCTACAActtatatatacatatcCCCCCTCCCTCCATATAGATATTCatttattgataatgataacattCATAATCTGACGTTCTTTTATCGTCCCGCACGATTCTCGtactttttttcaaattgtaaataaaaaattgtcAATTGTATAAATGAGACAATGAATTGAcagatgagatgagatgaggTATCCAGTCATTCCATAATCTGGTCCATTCACACACACACTCTCTCCCATCTCAGCAATGAAGTTTCTTACCACCAACTTTCTAAAATGTTCCGTCAAGGCATGCGATACTAGTAACGACAATTTCCCATTACAATACGACGGATCCAAATGCCAACTAGTGCAAGATGAAAGCATCGAATTCAACCCTGAGTTCCTCCTGAACATCATCGAAAGGGTGGACTGGAACGCTGTTCTTTCTGTTGCCTCAGATTTGGGCAATACAGCATTGCCACCAAGCAAACCGGTCTTCCCAGCCACTGCAGACCAGCTCTCCGAGGAAGACATGACGATATTGAGGGACCTCCATACTCTGTTGATCCAGACTTCCATCTCTGAAGGGGAGATGAAGTGCAGAAACTGCGGTCATGTCTACTATATCAAGAACAGCATCCCCAACCTATTGCTACCACCTCATCTAGCCTAGACCCTACACTACATACCACACCAACCATCACACTTATATATCTAGCACTACATTACATACAGACTCTGTTCATTCATTGACAGTCTCATCAAATACGATAGATAGATATCTCTTTATGTTAAAATAGATTTATTTGATACGCGCATAGCCCACATGCTTTCAACtgaaaattaaataaaccTGGGGGTGGTCGCTACATTGACACACGTCAAAGTATATCAGATATACACACCCACATCTCTTCATATTCGTCACCACCTACCGAGGCTTACTATCGTCTTGCAAAGGCTCACATCCACTAGCTCACGCACAACACTTTCATCGTTACACTAAGCACAACATGATGTCGGATCAATTAAAGGAGCACGACTCATTCCATGTCCCACCGCCAATAGGCGCAAAGAACAGAAGTTCTTCCTTCTCAAAGATGCTTTCCAGTCGTCCCTGGAAACGATCCAGCCCAGCGACACCCAGTAACCCAACCTCTATGAATAGCAGCTCGTCAACTTTGAACTTATCCGGGATTCAATCCAAATTAGAGTCCTACACAGAGAACGGCAAGGAAAGATCAAGAACCAATTCTGAAGTGGACGAGAATGGTACTACACCATCCAGATTAtctaaattgaaaaacatGTTCCGTGCCAGTTCGACTTCATCAGATAACGAATTAACTGCATCAGAAATGAGATCAAATAAAGTAAGATATTTGGAACCCATGACCCCGGCAAATACTACAGAAATGACAACTCCAATGAGGTCTCCATCACAGCCCAACGATTTATTGTCGTTCCCCTCATACCACGGGGAAGAAGCTGTGGAGGAACCGAGAGAGGCTCATACTGTGGTTCACAGTTACAACCCTTTCATTAATGACATTTCTCCATCACCACCACTGTTTGAAAACCCCAAGACTCCATCAAATAATAGTCGTAGGAGATCTCCATCCACACCAATAATGCCCAGTCATACACATCAGACCAGTTTGGAATCATGGAGAGTGACAAACGATTCAAGTTCAAACCCATCCGCAGGAGGAAGGTTCTCACCAACTAACCCTTTCAGAGAAAGAACCAACTCAGGAACGCCATATAATAATCCCGAACATAGAGGTGTCATACCACCTCATATTATAGCATCACAAGAATATACAGGAAGTTTCCCCTCTTTGACGAACAATCCATTATCATCAACGGAATATCTTACTGCAACCTCATCTACAACCTCATCAGGGTACCCTCAACCACCAACACCAGCACCGTTATCGAACAATAACCTTCAGAAAGatattttaagaaatttaagTAATATGtcattaaatgaaattaaagaaaatgaagaattagatgaattCGCAATGGCAGGATCAGCAGGAGCAGGAGGAGGACGAgattcttttctttctgCTTcagaaagaagagaaatatCTGCCTCACCCATAAAGGATGGATCTACTACCCCATATATGACATCGGATGATCCACAACCGTTCCCATCCATCGTAGTTGGGTATGATGGTGATGACGATGGTGCTGATGGTACTGTGGATAAAGATGATTTCATAACGACACCATCTCCACGTTTACAATCACCTTcacaaaatgaaaataataacatgAAAAGAATACTGAGAAGAGCTGCCTCTGAAACGGATGCTGTTCATATGGCAAAGAATAACGGTACATCAAACGGTCAGATTCAAAGGGAATCAACCCCTGAGGATAACAATAGCGATATCAACTCAAAGAGATCAAATACCGTATCCGCTTCTAAGTTTATACCCTCAGAACCACCACGGATCCCAGCAGTAGAGGAGGAACCCAAGAGATCACGTCGTCTTAGAAATAAATCTTTCAGtaacaaattcaaagatattaCCGTAGGACCACaatcatttgaaaagatcaaaTTATTGGGACAAGGTGATGTGGGTAAAGTTTACTTAGTGAGAGAAAAAAAGACCAATAGACTATACGCTTTGAAGATCTTTAGCAAATCTGAAATGAttaaaaggaaaaaaattaagagaaTATTGGcagaacaagaaattctGGCTACGAGTAATCATCCATTTGTGGTTACGTTATATCATTCGTTTCAATCAGaagattatttatatttttgcATGGAGTATTGTATGGGAGGAGAATTTTTCAGAGCTTTGCaaacaagaagaactaAATGCATTAGTGAGGATGATGCAAGGTTTTATGCAAGTGAGGTCACTGCTGCATTAGAATATCTACATTTGTTGGGATTTATTTACAGGGATTTGAAACCGGAAAACATCCTACTACATAAATCCGGTCATATCATGCTTTCTGATTTTGATCTTTCAGTTCAGGCAAAGGATGCAAAAGTCCCTGTTATGAAGGGTTCTGCGGAATCAACTGTTGTGGACACCAAGATATGCTCTGATGGATTTAGAACCAATTCGTTCGTCGGGACCGAGGAATACATTGCTCCAGAGGTTATCAGGGGCAATGGTCATACAGCTGCTGTTGATTGGTGGACTTTAGGTATATTGATATATGAAATGTTATTTGGATTCACACCTTTCAAAGGGTCTAGTTCCAACGAAACGTTTTCCAATATCTTGAAGAACGATGTTTCTTTCCCCAATAACAACGATATCTCTAGGAATTGCaaagatttaataaagaaattgctTTGTAAGAATGAAGCTAAAAGACTTGGCTCCAAGATGGGTGCAGCTGATGTTAAGAGGCatccatttttcaaaaaagtCCAATGGTCCTTCCTTAGAAATCAAGAACCCCCTTTGATTCCTATATTGTCGGAGAATGGATGTGATTTTGCTAAACTATCGCAcaataagaagaaaggGAAAGATAAATCGGAAGAATTGCAGAAGGAACTTGAGGAGCAAGAACGTATAATGTTCCAAGAACAAGTagaatatgatgatgaagtaTCTGAGGAAGATCCATTCCATGATTTTAACTCTATGAGTTTGATGCAGCAAGACAATAACTCGTTGATATATGGTGATAACAATTCATATGGTAAGATATCGTATACGCCGAATTCCAATAGATCAAGAAGTAACAGCCATAGGgcatttttcaaaaggtAGTCTGTAGAGATTCACATACATGTCCCATAGATAGCAACATAGAAcgtatatattttaatgaataaggagtttttatttaaaagtgtttcttcttgtatATCGAATGTGACACGGGCCACGTAGAACATGATTTTTCCAGATCAATTTCAGTAGACAACAATGCATTTTCGTAGAGGTTTCGCATGGATCAGGAGACATGAATATTATCTCTGGACATTCAATTAATGCTACATTAAGGGGTTGGATCTTCAAGCAAAAGTGTCAACTCCTCATATGAACTAAtggttcttcttttttggAGGAAGATAGATGAAGTAGGTCGtaaaaaatcaagaaaaCCGTTAAATACAGGCTTCAGACAACAACGTTTGAAGGCATGGCAACCAATATTATCTCCTCAAAGCGTGTTCCCCTTCTTAACTATTTTGGCTTGCATTTTTGCCCCCATAGGGATTGGATTGATAGTTAGTGCCATTAATGTTCAAGATCTAGTGATCGACTATACGCGATGCCATCTCTTAGCACATAGTGACACATTTGAAACCATACCATCTCCATATGTTGACTACCATTTTAAAAGAAGTGTCTCAATTGAGCCACAATGGAAATTGGTCACTACTGAGGATGGAGACCAAGTCTGTAGTTTACAGTTTGAAATACCAAATAACGTTAAGAGGCCGATTTACttatattataaattaTCCAATTATTTCCAGAATCATAGAGAATACATCAAATCGTTTGACGTGGATCAGTTAAAGGGGAAGGCGGTGGCTCTTAATAAGCTTGATGACTTTTGTGACCCATTAAAGACTATTAGCGATAAGATTGTTTACCCGTGCGGCTTGGTTGccaattcattatttaatgacaCATTTACAGCAAAATTGCAAGGTGTCAATGAAACAAAAGATTTTATGTTAACGAATGAAGGAATTGCATGGAAGACGGACAAACACAGATACAAGCCAACTAAATATAATGCATCACAAATAGTACCACCCCCAAATTGGGCGAAAAAATTTCCTAATGGGTATACAGACGAAAATATTCCGGATCTGCAAAATTGGGAAGAATTTAAGGTATGGATGAGAACTGCTGCATTaccaaaattttataaacTTGCCCTGATGAATGAAACGTCAGAATTGCCTGAAGGGATGTACGAGACTAACATTACATTAAACTATCCTGTCCTTTCCTTTAATGGTGAGAAAGCGTTTGTTTTAACAACAAATAGTATTATTGGTGCTCGTAATGTTGTACTAGGCATTTTATACCTTATTGTTGCAGGTATTTGCACACTATTCGCTATCATATTCTTAACCAAGGTTATATTCCAGCCAAGATCTTTAACTGACCATTCGTATTTAAACTATACTCCTCAACAATTTACTATGGCTAATAAGCAACAACAGCCACAACAACCagttttcaataatattccattgAGAGAGATTCTTTGATACCAGCTCACAATACTTATTTCGACGAACCTATTTAAGAATAATCTAATAAGGATTGTGATTCAAATGGTATCTCGTCATAGAAAAGCGGTCAAAGCTTTGTTGCACCGTATTTGACTTGGAATATTCTCAACTAGATTCAAGTAGCCCATTATAGCTACATAGCTGCTGGATCTCGGATTTTGGGGCCTATAAGGTAATAGATACTATCTGTGGAAACTGAAGCACTTGTATCagattttaaagaattttttcatctcTGAATTTATTGTCAAACCAGCGAACTTTAAAGCAAACTAATTCATTCCTCAGACAAAATTAATGACTACTGATATAATTTACCATGTCCTAGTTGTTTTTGGAATATGTATCTctatatattgaaaataaagcGTAATAATTGCTGCCATTCACAAAGGAAATTAAGATAGGAATGCTGTTTCCAATATATAGTGTTTGGTGTgccatttatttatttacacACCCATATATAGATATACGTATCAATAGTTCtattatttcattcaaacaaaacattacatatttgaatatatgaCACTAAAAAATGATTTCGTCCCATAGTGATGCTAGTTAGAGCCTTAGCGTAAAAACAATTCATCCATTGCCCTTTATTTAGGCTGGTAATTGATTCCGTGTAGCgtttataaataaaatggATTCAGCGAACTCAGCTACTGAGACTACTTCCGGGACAAACACTTCACGTTACATTATATGCACGGATTTGTGAAGCTATTAAAACGCAGATCTTGGATTGgtattgtttcttcttaaaCGTTCTctcattaataatgatgaagaggtACTTAAGTTAGGTCTTGGTCGTTCCGGAGTCGTGTTGGATGATTGCGCAATACCACTCTCACTCTCATGTAATCGAGAAGCATACTGCGGTCTTTGCTGCTGTGGATCACCCCTCTGAGAAATAGCTCCACTTGTTGCTGAAGTATCTTTGTTATAGATATTATGGAACGACATCCCTGCAGTTGTTCGTACTGGCGCAGAAGCCACCTCTGGCATtgacgaagaagatgaagaagacaACTTATCTGCTACAGAATGTCTTAATCCAGAGGCAAAACTGGATGACTTATGGTGTCCGTGAGTGGTTTCACCACTTCCTGAACTCGATGTCGCCGTGGAGTGATGCGACTGAGCCTGTTTCCTTAAAATTTTCTGTTCATCTGGTAGATCCTCCTTATGTCCTAGCCAACCTGGGAATCCTTGAAAGGGTTCTTGGTTCTTATAGAATTTTACTAACGATTTATGAACCAAAGTCGACGTTGGAGAATCTCCATCCTTTTCTGAATTGACTGAAAGACTGGCAAAGGAAGTGGAAAAAGATTTCGTTGAACTCCTAAATTTCGACCATATGTTATTGGATCCGTGTTCAGTGGTTGCACTCATGGTCTCCTGtttattgtttctttaGGTTGTGCTCTATCTTCTTATCGTTGGAGTTGAAGCTAACGTTGAATGTTTAACTCGTTTGTCGCTCCGCGTATATGACTACAAAACATATGAATTAGATCAACTACATACTCTATCACTTAGCGGGTTTCGCTTTCTTTCTTGGTTGAAGCAATGTTACAGGGATGGCACTCCTCTTCGTTGTAGAGGCCACTACTGGTTTCCTAATCTCTGGTTCTCTCGTACCAGAAAGTTTGAGTAGCTTCTTTGAATATCGGAGTTCAAGGTAATCTCGAACGTTTACGTATGACTCCAATGTTCCCTCCTCATTATCGTATTCTTCACCTGCTACATAACTTCGTATATATCTAAATTGTCTCCTAGAGGAGCATATGAAGATCTCCCTATCGTTTGGAAGGTAATCAGGAATCTTCTTCGTATGTCCCTCCACACCAATGACGGATACAATGACACTTAGTTTGAACTCTTGACGTTCTTGCAACTCCATCCAATACGTCTTCAAATTAGTCTTCATTATTCTATTCTCTTGTACTAAATGTCGTATAAATCTTGATTTAGGATCATCAGGGAACAAGGGAACGTGGAACACAGCC harbors:
- the NCAS0A05580 gene encoding putative aminophospholipid translocase regulatory protein (ancestral locus Anc_6.374); the protein is MVLLFWRKIDEVGRKKSRKPLNTGFRQQRLKAWQPILSPQSVFPFLTILACIFAPIGIGLIVSAINVQDLVIDYTRCHLLAHSDTFETIPSPYVDYHFKRSVSIEPQWKLVTTEDGDQVCSLQFEIPNNVKRPIYLYYKLSNYFQNHREYIKSFDVDQLKGKAVALNKLDDFCDPLKTISDKIVYPCGLVANSLFNDTFTAKLQGVNETKDFMLTNEGIAWKTDKHRYKPTKYNASQIVPPPNWAKKFPNGYTDENIPDLQNWEEFKVWMRTAALPKFYKLALMNETSELPEGMYETNITLNYPVLSFNGEKAFVLTTNSIIGARNVVLGILYLIVAGICTLFAIIFLTKVIFQPRSLTDHSYLNYTPQQFTMANKQQQPQQPVFNNIPLREIL
- the MSO1 gene encoding Mso1p (ancestral locus Anc_6.375), whose translation is MSATTEHGSNNIWSKFRSSTKSFSTSFASLSVNSEKDGDSPTSTLVHKSLVKFYKNQEPFQGFPGWLGHKEDLPDEQKILRKQAQSHHSTATSSSGSGETTHGHHKSSSFASGLRHSVADKLSSSSSSSMPEVASAPVRTTAGMSFHNIYNKDTSATSGAISQRGDPQQQRPQYASRLHESESGIAQSSNTTPERPRPNLSTSSSLLMRERLRRNNTNPRSAF